GGATGGAGGTgttcgagccacccccaatggggttgggggtggtttcagccaccccctttagctcattgggggtggctgagtCACCCCATTCTTGGCCACCTCCAAAATTtactttactttactttttttttttttttttttttttaaaatttaaatatgttttttttttaaaaataattatagggatacgtgtcaattttttattggtgCTAATATGGtgttccgtcaaattttggatgaaatatTGCCagaggtaccatctccgtctttaaACAAACCAGAGATACGTCATATGAAAACAAGTAAACCTTAAggagtaaaaaataaagaagataaacCACAAGGGCAATAAGATatttaaccattaaatttaaattatccctccagctaatttttttttatagaaaaaatcttaagctgataaaaataataaacttaattatttttagattaatatttcaatagattaatatttaaattatcccttcaaaagaatcaaaacaaCGTCTTTTTATTAGACTCCAGTGTAGATGTGAGCGTTTGAAAGTGATGATAGAACACGCATGGCTGTGAATGTGTCTCTTGCCAGGAAACTCTGTTACCCTTCTAATTTAACATCTCTCTATTCCCTTCCCACCAAAATCCGACCGTTGGACCCAGCAACGGTATCACCATTTGAATTTCCCGTGCCTGTTTCCAGACAAGCCTTCGATCCCCACTCCTTCTACGCGTCTCTCATCGATAAGTCGACGCACAAGAAccatttgaatcaaatccaTGCACAGTTACTGGTCTCCGGATCGCAGGATGATAGGTTATTGATAACTAAGTTGATCAACGCGGGCGTGGCTTTTGGAGAAATTCGTTATGCGCGTAACATATTCGACGAATTTCGTGACCCGGATGTGTTTTTGTGGAATGCGATCATTAGGGGTTATTCGAGGCACAATATGTTCGGTGATGTGATTGAACTGTATTTGAGGATGCAAGTGGCAAGCGTGAGTCCGGATTGCTTTACTTTTCCGTCAATGCTCAAAGCTTGCTGTGGCTTGCCGGCTCTTAGAATGGGTTGCCGGGTTCATGGGCAGATATTTAGACACGGGTTTGAGTCGGATGTATTTGTGCAGAATGCGCTTGTTGCATTGTATGCAAAATGTGGTCAGATTGGGCCGGCTAGGGTTGTGTTTGATGGATTATGCGATAGAACGGTTGTCTCGTGGACTTCCATCATTTCTGGGTATGCCCAGAATGGTGATCCGATGGAAGCGTTGAGAATATTCAGTCAAATGAGACAGAGCAATCTCAAACCAGATTGGATAGTTCTTGTGAGTGTTCTAAAGGCTTATACTGATGTTGACGATTTAATACAAGGGAAATCTGTCCATGGTTGTGTCATTAAGATGGGTCTTGAAGATGAACCAGACTTGCTAATTTCACTCACTGCCATGTATGCAAAATGTGGGCAGGTGACAGTTGCGAGATCGTTTTTTGATCAGGTGGGGACACCGAGTTTGACTCTGTGGAATGCCATGATTTCAGGTTATGCAAAGAATGGTTACGCTGAGGAAGCTGTAGGGCTATTCCGTGAGATGATCTCTAAGAAGATAAGGATAGATTCTATAACTATGACATCTGCCATTTTAGCTTGTGCCCAAGTGGGGTCCCTTGAATTAGCCAGATGGATGGATGATTATACCATGAGGAGTGAGTATAGAAATGATGTTTTTGTCAACACAGCCCTTATTGATATGTATGCAAAATGTGGAAGCGTAGATTTGGCTCGTATTGTTTTTGATAGAACAGTTGATAAGGATGTGGTTGTGTGGAGTGCCATGATTGTGGGATATGGATTGCATGGTCGTGGCCGAGAAGCCATTGATCTTTACTACACAATGAAGCAACACGGGGTATGCCCCAACGATGTCACTTTTGTTGGCCTCCTAACGGCGTGCAATCATTCAGGCCTTTTAGAAGAGGGATGGGAACTTTTCCACCGCATGAGAGATTATGGCATTGAGCCTCGCCACCAACATTACGCTTGTGTGGTTGATCTTCTTGGACGTTCCGGCCATTTGGAACAAGCTTATGATTTCATCATGAAAATGCCTATTGAACCAGGAATAAGTGTATGGGGAGCACTTCTGAGTGCAAGCAAGATCTATCGCCATGTGGCATTGGGAGAATATGCAGCAGAGCAGCTTTTCACATTAGACCCATATAATACAGGGCATTATGTGCAGCTTTCAAATCTCTATGCTTCAGCTCGTTTGTGGGATTGTGTTGGAAAGGTACGCGTGTTGATGAAGGAGAAAGGGTTGAGTAAGGACCTTGGGTATAGTTTGAT
This window of the Corylus avellana chromosome ca5, CavTom2PMs-1.0 genome carries:
- the LOC132181451 gene encoding pentatricopeptide repeat-containing protein At3g12770, which encodes MAVNVSLARKLCYPSNLTSLYSLPTKIRPLDPATVSPFEFPVPVSRQAFDPHSFYASLIDKSTHKNHLNQIHAQLLVSGSQDDRLLITKLINAGVAFGEIRYARNIFDEFRDPDVFLWNAIIRGYSRHNMFGDVIELYLRMQVASVSPDCFTFPSMLKACCGLPALRMGCRVHGQIFRHGFESDVFVQNALVALYAKCGQIGPARVVFDGLCDRTVVSWTSIISGYAQNGDPMEALRIFSQMRQSNLKPDWIVLVSVLKAYTDVDDLIQGKSVHGCVIKMGLEDEPDLLISLTAMYAKCGQVTVARSFFDQVGTPSLTLWNAMISGYAKNGYAEEAVGLFREMISKKIRIDSITMTSAILACAQVGSLELARWMDDYTMRSEYRNDVFVNTALIDMYAKCGSVDLARIVFDRTVDKDVVVWSAMIVGYGLHGRGREAIDLYYTMKQHGVCPNDVTFVGLLTACNHSGLLEEGWELFHRMRDYGIEPRHQHYACVVDLLGRSGHLEQAYDFIMKMPIEPGISVWGALLSASKIYRHVALGEYAAEQLFTLDPYNTGHYVQLSNLYASARLWDCVGKVRVLMKEKGLSKDLGYSLIEINGKLQAFLVGDKSHPRHKEISDELERLEKRLKEAGFVPHTDSVLHDLNYEETEETICNHSERIAIAFGLISTPPGTTLRITKNLRACVNCHSATKFISKLVNREIVVRDVTRFHHFKDGFCSCGDYW